The genomic region GCCACCAAGAAGGCCGCCCCGGCTGCTCCGGCCGCCAAGTAAGCTTGTCGCTCGCGCCTCGCTGGTCGAGGCGCTGCGAAGGGGAAACGACACAAGCGGTCGACGGCGCTTCCTTGCGAAGCGCCGCGCGACCGCTTTTTCTTTGCGCCCTTCGAAAATGTGGAGCCGCTTGCCGGACGACTCGTGCGGTTTCATGTCCTGCGCACCAGGCACGGCTCAGCGGCCGGCGAGCAGCACGGTCGCTTTGCGGGCCAGCCGCAGGACGCTTTCTTCGTCGGTCGTGGCGACGAGCTCGGCGGCCGTGAACCACCGCACGGCGTGCGACTCGTCGCTCAGGGTCGGCGCCGCGGCTGTCGGACTGACGATCAGGAATCGGACGTCGTGGTGCTCGTGGGCGTCCTCGATCAGCCGGCCTTCGGCGTCGCGCCGCGCGGGGATCTCATGGACGTCGAGATCGAGAGGCACGATTTCGCCCTCGGCGAACAGCTTCAACTCGGCGAGCCCCGATTCCTCGATCGCCTCGCGAAGGGCCACCTGCGGGACGTCGCACTCGCCGTCGGCGTGTCCGCCGGGTTGGAGCCACTTGCCGAGTTTCCGGTGATGCACCAACAGGGCCTGGGATCCGTCGGGGGTCGTCACCCACGCCGACCCCGTGACATGCCCGGGCCGGCAGGTCCGCTCAAAGCAATCGGCGTGCTCCGTGACAAGGGCGTGAATCCGTTGAGCGACGGTGCGCTCCTCCGGAAAGCGAGTCTCGTACCGATCGAGCAACTCCAAGAGATCGCGGCGATGCATGGCGGCGGACGTGAGAGGCGAGAGGTCGGGGGGCAGGGCATGAGCGCGGGCGTCAGGCGATGGTCCAGTCGGGCCGGGCGTAGCGCTCGGCGACAATTGCGGCGGTCCGCTCGCGGGGCCAGTCGGGGAGGGGTTCGACGGCGCCCCACGCCGTGGCGAGCGTTTCGACCAGTTCCGCGCGACTCAGCGGCAGGTTCGTCACGAATTGGTCGTGCGAGCGGCGATTGCGGTACTCCGGCTGACGCGGCGGCTCGGCGAGCCAGCGCCCCATGCAGGCCACGTCGAAATCGTACAACAGCGTGCCGTGGTAGAGGACGGATTGCCGCCTGACGCGGAGACTGTTTCCGGAGACCTTCACCGGCGTTGCGTCGCCGGCGGCGATTGCCAGGTCCGAGGTCCCGGAGCGGCGAATCGCAGGGACCTGGGGCGCGAGCGCCGCCGCGATCCGCTCCAGCACGAGCTTGTGGGCGACGTCGATCGCCGGCAGCCCGGGAGCGGCGGACGCCTCGAGCACGACGGCGTACATGAGGCACCCCGGGCCGGCGACGATCGCGGCCCCGCCGCTCGTGCGTCGCAGCACCGGAATTTCGTCGCGTCGGCAGGCGTCGATCCGCACCTCCTGGTCGACCCGCGACGAGCGTCCCAGGACGACGACCGGGCGGGGCGACTCCCAAACTCGCAACACCCCCTCGCCCTGCAGGCCAGCCTCGACCTCGTCCTGCAGGGCGTCGTCCAGGGCGAGATTCGCCGCGGGCGAGTCGAGCGTGAGGGGCAAATGCCGCATCGGCGAACGCACTCGCGTGCTCTGTGGTGAAGCGTTGTGCCAGGGGCCGGTTGACCCTCTCCGGGCAGCATCTACACTCGACGGATTCCCCGCTCTTGCCAGAAAGCGTCCCTCAGTATGGCCGACGACCCCGAGAAAATCCCCCCCCAAGTCGGCGTCGACGAACTGCTGCCGCCGGTCGAAGCCCCCAGCGGGGCGTTCATCATGCAGTTGTTCATCATCCCGGCGGTGATCGTCGCGGCGATCGTGGGGGCGTGGCTGTTGATCAACTCGCTGGCGCGGCGCGACCAGCTCGCCCCCGACGACGTGGTGGCTCGGCTGCGGTCGCAGAACCCGTCGCGGTTCCAGGTGGCCAACGACCTGGCCGACATGCTGCGGATGCCCGAGCGGTATCCCGACGTGAAGCCCGACGCCGAGTTGGCTGCGGCATTGGGCAAGCTGCTCGATGAAATGGTCGCGGCCGGGGACGACGGCGACGCGAGCGTCAGCATGCGCACTTTGCTGTGCGGATTTCTCGGCGAGTTCAGCGTGACCGACGGGGCGCTCGCGCTTGTGAACGCCGCGAAGAACGATCCCGAGCCGTCGATCCGTCGCAAGGCGATCGGTTCGTTGGCCGTGCTCGCGCAGACGCTCGCCGACCGCCAGCCTCCCGAGGCGCTGGAACTCGACGGTTTGGCCGGCGTGTTGATCGCCGCGGCGAACCAACCGGACGACGACGCGCTGCGGAGCGAGACGGCGTTCGCGCTGGGGGTGCTGGCGAGCGTCCCCGGGGCCGATTCCCGCTACACGGACGAATTGGTGAAGCTGCTCGACGACTTTTATCCCGACGCGCGCTACAACGCGGCGAACGGCTTGGCGCGCACCGGCAACTTGGCGGCGGTCGACACGGTGGCCGAGATGCTCGATCTCGACGCGATCCAGGGAAGCGTCGCGACGCTGCAGCCGTTCAACGATCAGGTGACGCCCGAGGCGCTCGCAGTCGCGCGGGCCGAGAAGCGGGACATGATTCTCATCAACGCGGTGAAGTCGGCCCGAACGCTGCACGAGCAGAACCCGGACGCGAAGTTCGAGAAGCTCGCTTCGGGGCTCGAGACGCTGATCGCCGCAGCGCCGCAGATCCCCGCCCCGGGCCGCGTCTCGCCGACGCTCGTGAAGGCGGCCGAGCAGGTGTTGGGCGAATTGCGGCGGGCGGGGCGGTGATCGGCGGTTGATCGACGCGGAGCGTCGCCCCGCTCGGTCGCCGGTCGCAAGCGACCACTCGCCTTTCCCGCTCTCGATTGCGCGAATCTGTTCCGATTATTCCGCCGGCGCCGGTTGTAGCGGCGCGCGACTTTCGGCTTCTTGAGCCCCGAGAGTTGCGGGGGCGTCGGCGGGGGTGTCCGATGGAACGAGCGCAACGGTTCGCCAGTCGGCGCAACCCGCGCTGCGGAGCCCCTTTGGCCCGGTGCTAGCGATAAAAACGCCCGCTAGGCGAGTTGCCTGGCGCCGCGGGCGAGCAACACTGTGATAGAGGGGAACTTGTCGGGCCGGACGTGCGTAAACGCCAGTGGTGCGTTCACGTCGTTGCGCGGCCGCGTCTCCTCCGCTCATTCACTCGCGCTACCAGTAGGTGACTCGCATGAAAGCCATTTGGGCCCGTCGGCTGGCGCTCGCGGCCACGTTCTGCTCCACGTTCTCGACCCCCGGGGTCGCCTGGTCGCAATGCTGCGGGCAGGAATATCGCATCCAGTACGAGACCGTCTACGAAGAGCGCGAAGCGACCGCGTACAAGCTCGTTAACGAGACCGTGTACGAGGAGCGCACGCTCACCGAGCAGGTTCCCGTCTGGGAGACCGAGACGCGCGAGCGGCGCTACAAGGTCGCTCGACCGGTCCGCGAAACGAACACCCGCGAAGAGCGGTACGTCGTGCAGCGTCCCGTCTATGAGACCGAACTGCGCGACCAAAGCTACAACGTCGTCCGCAACGTGTACGAAACTACGACGCGGCAGGAACGGTACACCGTTCAGCGCCCCGTGTGGGAGACCGCCGAGCGCGAGGAGCGGTACACCGTCATGCGTCCCGTGACCGAGACGGTCGAGCAGGAGCGCCGGTATACGGTGATGCAGCCGGTGACGCGGTACGAAACGCGCTACGTCGACCAGGGTTGCTGGGTCGATCAGGTGTCGTACGTCCAGGCCCCGCCGCAGCGCGCCGGGCTGGTGCGGATGCCCGCCTCGCAGGTTGTCGACCCGGCGAGCGGGCTCGTGCAATACCAACGTCCGGGGCTCGCCTGGGCCAACGTGCAGGCTCCCCCGCAACCGGTGGTGCAGAAGGCGTGGAAGCCGAACGTGGTTCCCGTGCAGTACCCAGTGACGCAGCTCTGCCCGCAGGAGGTCGTCCAGAAGGTCCCCGTGCAAGTTTGCCGGTACGTCCCCGAGGAAGTGTGCCGCAAGGTTCCCGTGCGGACCTGC from Pirellulales bacterium harbors:
- a CDS encoding NUDIX hydrolase; the encoded protein is MHRRDLLELLDRYETRFPEERTVAQRIHALVTEHADCFERTCRPGHVTGSAWVTTPDGSQALLVHHRKLGKWLQPGGHADGECDVPQVALREAIEESGLAELKLFAEGEIVPLDLDVHEIPARRDAEGRLIEDAHEHHDVRFLIVSPTAAAPTLSDESHAVRWFTAAELVATTDEESVLRLARKATVLLAGR
- a CDS encoding lipoate--protein ligase family protein; protein product: MRHLPLTLDSPAANLALDDALQDEVEAGLQGEGVLRVWESPRPVVVLGRSSRVDQEVRIDACRRDEIPVLRRTSGGAAIVAGPGCLMYAVVLEASAAPGLPAIDVAHKLVLERIAAALAPQVPAIRRSGTSDLAIAAGDATPVKVSGNSLRVRRQSVLYHGTLLYDFDVACMGRWLAEPPRQPEYRNRRSHDQFVTNLPLSRAELVETLATAWGAVEPLPDWPRERTAAIVAERYARPDWTIA